The DNA segment CCTTGAGCATGCCCAGGAACGCTTCGGGCGCCGCCGCCAGGCCCTGCGCCACCGATTCGCGCGGGCGCAGCTTGCCCAGCTGCACCAGGTCCGACAGCTCGGCCAGGGCCTTGGGCCACATGCCCATGTGCTCGCTGACGATGAAGCCCTGCACCTTCAGGCGGTTGATCAGAATCAGCGCCGGATTGGCCATGGGCAGGGGCTGTCCGTCGTAGCCGGCAATCATCCCGCACAGGGCGATGCGGCCGAAGGCGTTCATGCGCAGCAGCACGGCGTCCAGGATGTAGCCGCCCACGTTTTCAAAATAGCCGTCGATGCCGTCCGGGCAGGCCGCCTTCAGCGCCCCGGCCATGGACTTCACATCCGGGTGGGCGCGGTAGTCGATGCAGTGGTCAAACCCCAGCTCCTTGACGGCATAGGCGCATTTCTCCGGCCCGCCGGCAATGCCCACCACGCGGCACTTGCGCGCCCGGGCCAGGGCCGCGAACGCGCTGCCCACGGCGCCGGTGGCCGCGCTGACCACCAGGGTGTCGCCCTCCTTGGGCGCAATGATCTGGTCCAGGCCGTACCAGGCCGTCACCCCGGGCATGCCCACGGCGCCCAGGTAGTACGACAGCGGCACATGGGCCGTGTCCACCTTGCGCAGCATGCCCGGCGCATCGCCGTCCACCACGCTGTAGGTCTGCCAGCCGCCCATGCCGACCACGCTGTCGCCGGGCTGAAAGCGCGGGTGGCGGCTTTCCTCCACCACGCCCACGGTGCCGCCCTGCATGACCTGGCCCAGGGGCTGGGGGGCTGCATAGCTCTTGGAATCGTTCATGCGCCCGCGCATGTACGGGTCCAGGCTCAGGTAGTGGTGGCGCACCAGCACCTGGCCTGGGGCCAGGGCGGGCGTGTCGGCTTCCGTCAGGCGGAAGTTGTCGACTGTGGCTTCGCCCTGGGGGCGGTTGTCCAGCAGGATCTGCGGGTTACGGGGCATGTCATCTCCTTCGGTTGTGTTCGCTGCGTACGCGCCCATGCGGGTGCGCTGCAGCCTTTCTTACCTTGCAAAATCAACACCCCGCCGCCGCGCCGCCCCCTGGCGGGCGCCGCGCGCAGGGGTTCAGTCCGTGGCGATCACGGTGTCCTTTGTATCCTTGCTGCCCGGGCGCACGGTGCGCGGCATGTATTTGAACGTACCGGTGGCATGGCTGCACAGGCGGCCTTCGCCGTCATAGACCTTGCCTTCGCAATAGGCCATGGTCTTGGTGCGGTGCAGCACCAGCCCCTTGGACACCAGCAGGCCGCGCGCCGGCTGCATGAAACTGGTCTTCATCTCGATGGTGACGCAGCCGAAGTCGTCGCTCTCCAGGCTGCGCGCCGCCACGGCCATGGTCACGTCCAGCAGGGTCATGCTGGCGCCGCCATGGGTCACGCCAAAGGTGTTCAAGTGGTCGGGCTGGGCTTCGTAGCGCAGCTCGGACTCGCCGTTTTCCATCTTGTGCAGGGTGAAACCCAGATGTTCGACGAAGGGAATGGGGATGGCGCCAAAGCTCAACACAGGGAGAGTCTCCAAAAATTCGGGGGAAGTCCCCGAGCATAGCGGCGCTGGCCGCCCGCGCGGACCACATTGCTGTCACCTACGCGCTTGGACGACAGTCCCATTCCACACCGGCCGTCAGCCGCCCACCAGCGCGCTGACGCCGCCGTCCACCGCCATCCACTGGCCGGTGATGTGCTTGCCCGCCGCGCTGGCATACAGCAAGGTGATGCCCTTCAGGTCCTCATCGTCGCCCAGGCGCTGCAGCGGCGCATGGCTGCTCATCTGCTCCTCGCCCAGGGTGTCGATCAGCACCTCCGCCATCTTGGTGCGGAAGAACCCCGGGCAGATGGCGTTCACCGTGATGCCGTAGCGCCCCCACTCCCCGGCCAGTGCACGGGTGAAATTCAGCACCGCGCCCTTGGAGGTGTTGTAGGCAATGGTCTTCATCGCCACCGGGTTGCCGCCCAGCGCCGCGATGGACGCCAGGTTGATGATGCGGCCGCTGCGGCGCGGGATCATGCTGCGCTTGGCAATCTGCTGGCTCAGCAGGAAATAGCCACGCACATTCAGGTTCATCACCTTGTCCCAGGCGCTCAGCGGGTGGTCTTCGGCCGGAGCCCCCCAGCTGGCACCGGCGTTGTTGACCAGAATGTCCACGTGACCCAGGCGCTGCAGGGTCTCGGTTGCCAGGCGTTCGATGTCGTCCTCGCGGGCGCAGTCGGCGGCAATCCAGCTGGCGTCAATGCCCTGGGCCTGCAGCGTGGCGGCGGCCTGCTCCAGGTCCACCGCCTTGCGCGAGCTCAGCACAATCCGGGCCCCCGCCTCGCCCAGCGCCTGGGCCATCTGCAGCCCCAGGCCGCGCGAGCCCCCGGTCACCAGGGCGGTCTTGCCCTGCAAATCGAACAATTGCTGCACGGTATGTGCCATGGTGTGTCTCCTTTTTATCCCCCTCCATACGCGCTGGCTGTGCCATGCGTTGGCGGGTGGTGGTTGTTTGCCAGGCATTGTGCAAGTG comes from the Comamonas terrigena NBRC 13299 genome and includes:
- a CDS encoding SDR family oxidoreductase → MAHTVQQLFDLQGKTALVTGGSRGLGLQMAQALGEAGARIVLSSRKAVDLEQAAATLQAQGIDASWIAADCAREDDIERLATETLQRLGHVDILVNNAGASWGAPAEDHPLSAWDKVMNLNVRGYFLLSQQIAKRSMIPRRSGRIINLASIAALGGNPVAMKTIAYNTSKGAVLNFTRALAGEWGRYGITVNAICPGFFRTKMAEVLIDTLGEEQMSSHAPLQRLGDDEDLKGITLLYASAAGKHITGQWMAVDGGVSALVGG
- a CDS encoding NADP-dependent oxidoreductase, which encodes MPRNPQILLDNRPQGEATVDNFRLTEADTPALAPGQVLVRHHYLSLDPYMRGRMNDSKSYAAPQPLGQVMQGGTVGVVEESRHPRFQPGDSVVGMGGWQTYSVVDGDAPGMLRKVDTAHVPLSYYLGAVGMPGVTAWYGLDQIIAPKEGDTLVVSAATGAVGSAFAALARARKCRVVGIAGGPEKCAYAVKELGFDHCIDYRAHPDVKSMAGALKAACPDGIDGYFENVGGYILDAVLLRMNAFGRIALCGMIAGYDGQPLPMANPALILINRLKVQGFIVSEHMGMWPKALAELSDLVQLGKLRPRESVAQGLAAAPEAFLGMLKGKNFGKQLVKLV
- a CDS encoding PaaI family thioesterase — encoded protein: MLSFGAIPIPFVEHLGFTLHKMENGESELRYEAQPDHLNTFGVTHGGASMTLLDVTMAVAARSLESDDFGCVTIEMKTSFMQPARGLLVSKGLVLHRTKTMAYCEGKVYDGEGRLCSHATGTFKYMPRTVRPGSKDTKDTVIATD